The following are encoded together in the Campylobacter devanensis genome:
- a CDS encoding OmpA family protein: MKKLVLVSTVAAALFMAGCSSKSPEVDMSADANKANQGVISAAERLNSLQAQVQNVYFDFDKFSIRPDMQSVINQNASIFNQAGNYKVMVEGNCDEWGSDEYNYALGVKRAKAAKDALIAQGIAADRIEITSNGESKPVCTEKTKSCDAQNRRDEFRLLP, encoded by the coding sequence ATGAAAAAATTAGTCCTAGTTTCTACTGTTGCTGCGGCTCTATTTATGGCTGGTTGTAGCTCAAAATCTCCAGAGGTAGATATGAGTGCAGACGCAAATAAAGCTAATCAAGGCGTTATCAGCGCTGCTGAGAGATTAAATTCATTACAAGCTCAAGTTCAAAATGTATATTTTGATTTTGATAAATTTAGTATTCGTCCAGATATGCAAAGCGTAATTAATCAAAACGCTTCTATTTTTAATCAAGCTGGCAACTACAAAGTAATGGTAGAAGGCAACTGTGATGAGTGGGGTAGTGATGAGTATAACTATGCTTTAGGTGTAAAAAGAGCAAAAGCTGCTAAAGATGCTTTAATAGCACAAGGTATCGCTGCAGATAGAATCGAAATTACCAGCAATGGTGAGAGCAAACCTGTATGTACTGAAAAAACAAAATCTTGCGATGCCCAAAATCGTCGTGATGAATTTAGACTACTTCCATAA
- the tolB gene encoding Tol-Pal system protein TolB has protein sequence MKKLFLLLMICIGLIAADGRVDIVNKGLVLPKIIVQDATQNFGNRALQDKFFKLIVGDLKVGSAFEVLDKYYTSDFNDSAILTSEQNADLIYRYALTQLGNQLSLKVKVLNAKNNQIRFSGEYIQSVDKFPFLAHKSIVELARNLNLSPIEWMDKSIIFSQYTTPGKSNIVVADYTLTYQKIIISGGLNIFPKWANDDQSAFYYTSYVNLTPTLFKFDLHTKQKSKIIQSSGMIVASDVSRDGTKLLLTMAPNDQSDIYLYDIFTKNLKRITTFSGIDVNGNFVDNDTKVVFVSDRMGYPNIFSTSLDGNGLVEQMVFHGKNNNSISTFDNYVVYSSRESANEYEQKTFNLYLISTKSDYIRQLTAGGVNTYPRFSSDGGSIVFIKNINGSSLVGIIRVHENRSFQFPLKIGKLQSIDW, from the coding sequence GTGAAAAAGCTATTTTTGTTACTTATGATCTGTATTGGGTTAATAGCTGCAGATGGTAGAGTCGATATTGTAAATAAGGGGCTTGTATTGCCAAAAATTATAGTTCAAGATGCTACGCAAAATTTTGGCAATAGAGCATTACAAGATAAATTTTTTAAGCTTATCGTAGGAGATTTAAAAGTTGGTTCAGCATTTGAGGTCTTAGATAAGTATTATACTAGTGATTTTAATGATAGCGCAATCCTTACTAGCGAGCAAAATGCTGATTTGATATACAGATATGCTCTAACTCAGTTAGGCAATCAATTAAGTCTAAAAGTTAAGGTGTTAAATGCTAAAAATAATCAGATAAGATTTAGTGGTGAGTATATCCAAAGCGTGGATAAATTTCCATTTTTAGCGCATAAAAGCATTGTAGAACTTGCTAGAAATCTAAATTTATCTCCAATTGAGTGGATGGATAAATCTATTATATTCTCTCAATATACAACACCTGGCAAGAGCAATATTGTAGTAGCAGATTATACGCTTACATATCAAAAAATTATAATTAGCGGTGGATTAAATATCTTTCCAAAATGGGCAAATGATGATCAAAGTGCTTTTTATTACACATCTTATGTAAATTTAACTCCGACTCTTTTTAAATTTGATTTACATACTAAACAAAAGAGTAAAATCATTCAAAGTAGCGGTATGATTGTAGCAAGTGATGTCAGTCGTGATGGTACCAAATTGCTTTTAACAATGGCACCAAATGATCAAAGTGATATCTATCTATATGATATATTTACTAAAAACTTAAAACGAATTACTACATTTAGTGGAATCGATGTCAACGGTAATTTTGTAGATAATGATACTAAAGTAGTATTTGTCAGTGATAGAATGGGATATCCAAATATATTTTCTACTAGTCTTGATGGTAATGGGTTAGTTGAACAGATGGTATTCCATGGTAAAAATAATAACTCAATTAGTACTTTTGATAATTATGTTGTATATTCAAGTCGTGAGAGTGCAAATGAATATGAGCAAAAGACTTTTAATTTATATTTAATTTCAACAAAAAGCGACTATATTAGACAACTTACAGCAGGCGGAGTTAATACTTATCCAAGATTTTCTAGTGATGGTGGAAGTATTGTATTTATCAAAAATATTAATGGAAGTAGTTTGGTTGGAATTATCAGGGTTCATGAAAACCGCAGTTTTCAGTTCCCTTTAAAAATTGGTAAATTACAGTCAATTGATTGGTAA
- a CDS encoding TonB C-terminal domain-containing protein has protein sequence MNSKFGISYNTTGAFWCSVILYFFIIFFIFFKLSRYEESIKYTNDKDAFMDVFVVESDISQSIKAPEQNEQKIEEFIIKKQVEPPLELKQETTNKDIVSQQQDIPSVNLSDLFSEAAPIDITPQTTQAVQSNAKSETKSNSKSAADIIASLQKDIDKKAPKSSITGVYNKYMGDIVEIIQNRWVRYKADTNNNAKVKIIIDKFGKLSYHIDEYSLNSAFNSKVREFLEQLKAIDFPVPPSKDATVLDINLIDLIETE, from the coding sequence ATGAATAGTAAATTTGGAATCTCATATAACACTACAGGCGCTTTTTGGTGTTCTGTAATATTATATTTTTTCATTATATTTTTTATATTTTTTAAACTCAGTAGATATGAAGAGAGCATAAAATATACAAATGACAAAGACGCATTTATGGATGTTTTTGTAGTAGAATCAGATATTAGTCAAAGTATCAAAGCGCCTGAGCAAAATGAACAAAAAATAGAAGAATTTATAATTAAAAAGCAAGTAGAACCACCTTTAGAATTAAAACAAGAGACAACAAATAAAGATATTGTGTCACAACAACAAGATATACCAAGTGTAAATTTAAGCGATCTTTTTAGCGAGGCTGCACCTATAGATATTACTCCACAGACAACTCAAGCCGTTCAAAGTAATGCTAAAAGCGAGACAAAATCTAATTCAAAAAGTGCAGCTGATATTATCGCTTCGCTCCAAAAAGATATAGATAAAAAAGCACCAAAATCATCAATAACAGGCGTATATAATAAATATATGGGCGATATAGTAGAGATTATTCAAAATAGATGGGTGCGCTATAAAGCAGATACAAACAATAATGCTAAGGTTAAAATTATTATAGATAAATTTGGAAAACTAAGCTATCATATAGACGAGTATTCATTAAATAGTGCATTTAATAGCAAGGTTAGGGAGTTTTTAGAGCAGTTAAAAGCCATAGATTTCCCAGTTCCACCTAGTAAAGATGCTACTGTATTGGATATAAATTTAATTGATTTAATAGAAACGGAGTAA
- a CDS encoding biopolymer transporter ExbD gives MINFDENPELNITPLVDVMLVLLAILMVTTPAIIYEEQISLPDGSKSKVLSQELKSLTVRIDSQRQVYIDQSKMSLNELSDNLVLLSKKYDKNSPVYIKADKRLIYDDVMFVLKSMKNAGFSKVALETNG, from the coding sequence ATGATAAATTTTGATGAAAATCCAGAACTAAATATTACCCCTTTAGTTGATGTTATGCTGGTGTTATTAGCTATTTTAATGGTAACAACACCAGCTATTATTTATGAAGAGCAAATTAGTTTGCCAGATGGTTCAAAATCTAAAGTATTAAGCCAAGAGTTAAAAAGTTTAACAGTTAGAATTGATAGTCAAAGACAGGTATATATTGATCAATCTAAAATGTCTTTAAATGAACTTAGCGATAATTTAGTATTATTATCTAAAAAGTATGATAAAAATTCACCAGTATATATAAAAGCTGATAAGAGACTTATATATGATGATGTTATGTTTGTTTTAAAAAGTATGAAAAATGCAGGTTTTTCTAAGGTTGCCTTAGAAACAAATGGTTAA
- a CDS encoding MotA/TolQ/ExbB proton channel family protein — protein sequence MESIELLISYLSKSSLVTIVVLAWLSLYFVISFTILFSRYNGLNRWIKREKQSLEAILLGNKLENTDSVLKKCPQSNLSKERLEVFISLAQNNSTSGLTALAIIASTSPFIGLFGTVISILETFAALGQGGGAASLSVIAPAISEALVATGCGIFVAIPAYSFNLLIKRKAYELISLIQRETNLLLSSK from the coding sequence GTGGAGTCTATAGAACTTCTTATAAGTTATCTATCTAAAAGTAGCTTGGTGACAATCGTCGTTCTTGCGTGGTTGTCACTCTACTTTGTTATTAGTTTTACTATTTTATTCTCAAGATATAATGGACTTAATCGCTGGATTAAAAGAGAGAAGCAATCTTTGGAGGCGATCTTGCTTGGAAATAAGCTTGAAAATACAGATTCAGTTTTAAAAAAATGCCCACAATCAAATTTAAGCAAAGAACGTCTAGAAGTCTTTATATCACTAGCTCAAAATAACTCTACAAGTGGCCTTACAGCTCTTGCAATTATCGCATCTACTTCACCATTTATAGGGCTTTTTGGGACTGTTATTAGTATATTAGAGACATTTGCGGCACTTGGTCAAGGTGGTGGTGCAGCATCTCTTTCAGTTATTGCGCCAGCTATTTCAGAAGCTTTAGTTGCTACTGGTTGTGGAATATTTGTAGCTATTCCAGCTTATAGTTTTAATCTATTGATTAAACGTAAAGCTTATGAATTAATAAGTCTTATACAAAGAGAAACAAATTTATTGCTTAGTAGTAAATAG
- the atpC gene encoding ATP synthase F1 subunit epsilon gives MNTIHLEIVTPEGLIFSNDAKMVVLPGADGEFGVLPGHASLVSLLKIGVVDIENLDGSHDAVAIDWGYAKIDENKISILVDGAVHVSGNSESEIAKSIENAKALVRKMHDSNGILATALSKIDSSVRVR, from the coding sequence ATGAATACAATACATTTAGAAATAGTCACCCCAGAAGGGCTAATATTTTCTAATGATGCTAAAATGGTAGTCCTTCCTGGTGCAGATGGCGAGTTTGGCGTTTTGCCAGGCCACGCCTCTTTGGTTTCCTTGCTTAAAATTGGCGTAGTAGATATAGAAAATCTAGATGGAAGTCATGACGCAGTTGCTATTGATTGGGGCTATGCTAAGATCGATGAAAACAAAATTAGCATCTTAGTTGATGGTGCTGTACATGTAAGTGGCAATAGCGAAAGTGAGATTGCTAAATCTATAGAAAACGCTAAAGCTCTTGTAAGAAAAATGCATGATAGCAATGGAATCTTAGCTACTGCATTATCTAAGATTGATAGTTCAGTAAGGGTTAGATAA
- the atpD gene encoding F0F1 ATP synthase subunit beta: MKGVISQVMGPVVDVDFKDYLPKINEAIEVNFTVEGNTHKLVLETAAHLGDNRVRTIAMDMSEGLTRGLEATALGAPISVPVGEKVLGRIFNVVGDLIDEGAEEKFDNRWSIHRDPPPFEEQSTKSEIFETGIKVVDLLAPYAKGGKVGLFGGAGVGKTVIIMELIHNVAFKHSGYSVFAGVGERTREGNDLYNEMKESGVLDKVALCYGQMNEPPGARNRIALTGLTMAEYFRDEMGLDVLMFIDNIFRFSQSGSEMSALLGRIPSAVGYQPTLASEMGKLQERITSTKKGSITSVQAVYVPADDLTDPAPATVFAHLDATTVLNRAIAEKGIYPAVDPLDSTSRMLDPQILGEEHYRIARGVQAVLQKYKDLQDIIAILGMDELSEEDKLTVDRARKIEKYLSQPFFVAEVFTGSPGKYVSLEETIAGFKGILEGKYDHLPENAFYMVGNIDEAIAKAEKMKS, encoded by the coding sequence ATGAAAGGTGTAATTAGCCAAGTTATGGGTCCTGTAGTTGATGTTGATTTCAAAGACTACTTACCTAAAATTAACGAAGCTATTGAAGTAAATTTTACTGTTGAAGGTAATACGCATAAGCTAGTATTAGAAACTGCTGCACATCTAGGAGATAATAGAGTGAGAACAATTGCTATGGATATGAGTGAGGGTCTAACTCGTGGTCTAGAGGCTACGGCTTTAGGCGCACCTATTAGTGTACCTGTTGGTGAAAAAGTTCTTGGTAGAATTTTTAATGTTGTAGGCGATTTAATAGACGAAGGTGCTGAAGAAAAATTTGACAATAGGTGGTCTATCCATAGAGATCCGCCTCCGTTTGAAGAGCAAAGCACAAAAAGTGAAATCTTTGAAACTGGTATTAAAGTTGTTGACCTTCTAGCTCCATATGCAAAAGGTGGTAAGGTAGGTCTATTTGGTGGTGCTGGCGTTGGTAAAACAGTTATTATTATGGAACTTATTCATAATGTTGCATTCAAACATAGTGGTTACTCAGTATTTGCTGGTGTTGGTGAGAGAACTCGTGAAGGTAACGACCTTTATAATGAAATGAAAGAATCGGGCGTTTTAGATAAAGTTGCCCTATGCTATGGTCAAATGAACGAGCCACCAGGGGCAAGAAATAGAATTGCTTTAACTGGTCTAACAATGGCTGAGTATTTCCGTGATGAGATGGGACTAGATGTTCTTATGTTTATTGATAATATTTTTAGATTCTCTCAATCAGGTTCAGAAATGTCAGCACTTCTTGGACGTATTCCAAGTGCGGTTGGTTATCAACCTACACTTGCTAGTGAAATGGGTAAATTACAAGAGAGAATTACATCAACTAAAAAAGGCTCTATCACATCAGTTCAAGCTGTTTATGTACCTGCAGATGACCTTACTGACCCAGCTCCTGCGACTGTTTTTGCTCACCTTGATGCTACTACAGTTCTTAATAGAGCCATTGCTGAAAAAGGTATTTATCCAGCAGTTGATCCACTAGATTCAACATCTAGAATGCTAGATCCACAAATTTTAGGTGAAGAACACTATAGAATTGCTCGTGGCGTTCAAGCAGTATTGCAAAAATATAAAGACTTGCAAGATATTATTGCGATTTTAGGTATGGATGAGCTAAGCGAAGAAGATAAATTAACTGTCGATAGAGCTAGAAAAATTGAAAAATATCTATCTCAGCCATTCTTCGTTGCAGAAGTATTTACAGGTAGTCCTGGTAAATATGTAAGTCTAGAAGAGACAATCGCTGGATTTAAAGGTATTTTAGAAGGTAAATATGATCACCTACCAGAAAATGCATTTTATATGGTAGGAAATATTGATGAGGCTATCGCTAAAGCTGAAAAGATGAAATCGTAA
- the atpG gene encoding ATP synthase F1 subunit gamma codes for MSNLKDIKRKIKSVQNTQKTTKAMKLVSTAKLKKAEEAARHSRVYALKINEVLSEIAYEINKFKIVGEGNKFFDTEAKVEKVDIIFVTADKGLCGGFNISTIKAVRNMIDEFKSKKVKVRLRAVGKKGIEFFNFQGIEILESYRGVSSAPTYEKAQEVIKAAIADFVAGVTDKVILVHNGYKNMISQELRVNTIVPVEPPVIEDNQLHSSLMDFEPEHDERILDELMRKYFEYSMYYALIDSLAAEHSARMQAMDNATNNAKARVKELNLAYNKARQESITTELIEIISGVESMK; via the coding sequence ATGTCAAATTTAAAGGATATTAAAAGAAAGATCAAGAGCGTACAAAACACGCAAAAAACTACAAAAGCGATGAAGCTCGTCTCTACTGCGAAATTAAAAAAAGCAGAAGAGGCAGCTCGCCATTCTCGTGTTTATGCTCTAAAGATCAATGAGGTCTTAAGCGAGATAGCTTATGAGATTAATAAGTTTAAAATCGTTGGCGAAGGTAATAAATTTTTTGATACAGAGGCTAAGGTAGAAAAGGTTGATATAATTTTTGTTACTGCTGATAAAGGTCTTTGTGGAGGTTTTAATATCTCAACTATTAAAGCTGTAAGAAATATGATAGATGAGTTTAAATCTAAAAAAGTTAAAGTTCGCTTAAGAGCTGTGGGTAAAAAAGGTATTGAATTTTTCAATTTCCAAGGTATTGAGATTTTAGAAAGTTACCGTGGCGTAAGTTCAGCACCTACATATGAGAAAGCTCAAGAGGTTATTAAAGCAGCTATTGCTGATTTTGTAGCTGGAGTAACTGATAAAGTTATTTTAGTTCATAATGGCTATAAAAATATGATTTCTCAAGAACTAAGAGTAAATACCATAGTTCCAGTTGAACCACCAGTGATTGAAGATAATCAATTGCATAGTTCGCTTATGGACTTTGAGCCAGAACATGATGAGAGAATACTCGATGAGCTTATGAGAAAGTATTTTGAGTATAGTATGTATTATGCTCTTATTGACTCTTTGGCGGCTGAACATAGTGCTAGAATGCAGGCTATGGATAATGCAACAAATAATGCTAAAGCTAGAGTAAAAGAGTTAAATCTTGCCTATAATAAAGCAAGACAAGAGAGTATCACAACAGAGCTTATAGAGATTATAAGTGGCGTTGAGAGTATGAAGTAA